In a genomic window of Sarcophilus harrisii chromosome 4, mSarHar1.11, whole genome shotgun sequence:
- the PIGC gene encoding phosphatidylinositol N-acetylglucosaminyltransferase subunit C, translating to MANARVVRWQKVLYERQPFPDNYVDRRFLEELRKNISTRKYQYWSVVFESGVVIQQLCSVCVFVVIWWYMDEGLLAPQWLFGTGLASSLIGYVLFDLIDGGAGRKKSGRTRWADLKSALLFITFTYGFSPVLKTLTESVSTDTIYAMSVFMLLGHLIFFDYGANAAIVSSTLSLNMAIFASVCLASRLPRSLHAFIMVTFAIQIFALWPMLQKKLKACTPCSYVGVTLLFAFSALAGLLTISGVGAILFALLLVSISCLCPYYLIRLQLFKENIHGPWDEAEIKEDLSRFLT from the coding sequence ATGGCCAACGCCAGAGTCGTGAGGTGGCAGAAGGTGCTGTATGAGCGGCAGCCTTTCCCTGATAACTACGTGGACCGGCGGTTCCTGGAAGAGCTGCGCAAAAACATCTCCACCCGCAAATACCAGTATTGGTCTGTGGTCTTTGAGTCCGGGGTGGTGATCCAGCAGCTGTGCAGTGTCTGTGTCTTTGTGGTCATCTGGTGGTATATGGATGAGGGTCTTTTAGCGCCCCAGTGGCTCTTTGGAACCGGCTTGGCTTCCTCCTTGATTGGTTACGTGTTGTTTGACCTCATTGATGGCGGCGCTGGGCGGAAGAAGAGTGGGCGCACGAGGTGGGCCGACCTGAAGAGTGCCCTGCTCTTTATTACATTCACCTATGGCTTCTCCCCAGTGTTGAAGACGCTGACGGAATCCGTCAGCACTGACACCATCTATGCTATGTCCGTTTTCATGCTCTTGGGGCATCTTATCTTCTTTGACTATGGGGCCAATGCTGCGATTGTATCTAGCACCCTCTCCCTCAACATGGCCATCTTTGCCTCTGTCTGCCTGGCCTCCCGCCTGCCTCGATCCCTCCATGCCTTCATTATGGTGACATTCGCCATCCAGATCTTTGCCCTGTGGCCGATGCTACAGAAGAAACTGAAGGCCTGCACCCCATGCAGCTATGTGGGGGTCACGCTGCTCTTTGCTTTCTCTGCCCTGGCAGGGCTGTTGACCATTAGTGGTGTAGGGGCTATACTCTTTGCCCTGCTACTAGTTTCCATTTCTTGTCTCTGTCCTTATTATCTCATCCGCTTGCAGCTTTTCAAAGAAAACATTCATGGACCTTGGGATGAAGCTGAAATCAAGGAAGACCTGTCGAGGTTCCTCACCTAG